In Besnoitia besnoiti strain Bb-Ger1 chromosome I, whole genome shotgun sequence, the genomic window CCATCGACGCGGAAGGCTCCAAAGGCAGACGGCGTAGACGCGTGGGGCGGCCGGAAGTGAAGCGTTTTTCCCCGTTGCCACTCAACCCCGTAGTTGCGAATGGGCTCCTGCGGTAGCATCGCCTCCAGCTGCATCTCGTTGCCTTCGGCGAGACGCATACGGTTCACACCtacgcagctcgcgcgcacGGCTTCGCagccggcgtcttcgtccttcgCCGGGCTGGACGCCGGCTCTGTCCCCTCTGGATTCCGGGGCAGCATCGCTGGATTGATGTCGATCGGCGACTGCCTCGTCAGGCTGCAGCAGGGATCGAGGAAGGGCGTCCAGTCTGCGCCCTGGCGTTTGTATGTCCACGGGTCTGCCGGCCGTGAGGTCCCCGTGCCGggcttcagctgctgcgcccacGTGCGGAACGTGCCAGGCAGGGACCCTCGCCCCGATCGCGACCCTGTGTCTTGGCGGGCCcccgcggcccccgcgcccgacgcagcggcctccgccgcctcaagCGACGTGGGGACGCCCCCGGATGCAGGCGTCTTTGCGTTTCTGACCTGCGTGCAAGGCGCCTTGCTGCAGCTCAGGAGCCCTGCGCCATGCTCGTGGAGCTTCGTCTTCCAGGACCTGGGGGACTTgcaggcgtcttcgccctcccgcAGGAGACCAGCCGGACCCGCGTCCGCAGCTGTCTCCGGGCCCGAGtcctcgccgcgtcctcctgcgccggccgcgtgcttctccttcttcattTTTGGAAACATCAAGACCCCGTGCGATGACTtgggcgcggagagggggtgtccgctccgcgtctcgtcggctgcggaggccccCTTTGCGTCGCCGTTTGACATTGTCGGCGAAGGCTGAGCAGACAgcgcaggagagacagaTCCCTCGAAGTGAGCATGCAGACAGGTAGAAACAGGGCGCCTCGGCCCGAGCGAGCCCTGCGCAGTCGCCACATCCGCGGACGGCCGGGTGCAGGCGTAGCCCGAAAGAGTCCCCTGCCGCGCCACTGGGGCGCTTCtaggagacgcagagccaCGCAGGCTGTGGGCGCACACAAAAGTGAGCGAGGGCGAGTGACGCAGATGCGAAGAGAATTCAGAGGCCGGAAACCCCAGGGGGGGCGTCAAGGCGCGCGTCTGAAGGCCGTGGCCCCGCCGTCGGCCCGCGGGCAGAGGCGCATACGAGGAGACGGCCCTCTGAGGAGATGAGAGCACTGGGAAAAGAACCTCCGCATGGCTCGGCGCTGAACTGCGGGGCGTGGCTAGGGCGTCCACGGAAGTGACGGGCACAGATGCAAGAACGGAAAACGATACTGCTAAAAGAAAGCTGAGGACTCGGAAGAGTCGCAGCGCATGGAGAGGTGGAGAGTCATGCCCACGAGCACACACGCGCCAGAAACTAGGAAACGCCGAGTGGAAGGAGCGACTCGCCGCAACGCACGGCCTTCCTGCCGCCGAAGGGTCTGCAGGGGTTTCAGAAAACGGCACGAGTGGGATGCGCGAGGCGTGTAGAAAGAGAAGGCAGTCGGATGGCGAGAAGGGGCCAGAGGCCGACGGCCCCTGCATTTTTGAAGACAGCAGGCGTTAGGCAGCGAACAACAGCGGACACACGGGGGACCTCCAACCCGACAAGCAACGAAATAACGAAGAAGGGCGAAAAACGCTCGCGCTAGTAGTCACACGTCGAGCTGATCACAGGCCTTCTGGGTTGTGATGGAaacgctgcgcgcgctggcggttCACGGCAGTCGATTTCGCTTGTTCGCGTTCACAAGGCATTTCACAGACTGAGCAAACCCCCAAGGGGCGATTGGGCCCGCCAAGTTAATTCAGGTATTTTACTTCACCGGGGGGCCGGCGAAAAATGCGGCGACTTCCGGACGGGGGGAACgagacagaggcagaggTCTGCAATTGCGAGGCGAACTCCGTCCCTGCGCTGCGACGACCTGCAGACAGTCGTGCCCCGGGAGACATCTGAGATCCCAAAACCTGCGCTGCTAGAGAGCAACAGACAGTAAGAGACAAAGACTGAAACAACGGAAGGTCCTCCGTGCAAAGGGGAGGCCGGGCTCGTCGACGTGCTGCTCACCTGGCTGTGCGCTGGTCAGCGTTGTCGGtccgtctccgctcgcctgtGCGAAGAGCAAGGAACACGTCGATTCTGAAGAGGGCTGGAAAACgcttcgcggctcgcgaTTTCGGGCGACCCTGGACCCTCATAGGCTGACGTGCCCAACTACGGCTGAATTTGTTGGCATACTACGCGTCGACGGCGGAGCTGCATCTGCCTAGCGGGTGTGCCCGCATCAGCGTTTTGATTTCTTCTGGAGAGTGCTCTGTGACGGAGGCGGAAAGGCGAATGCCGGCCACGCACCAGCCAGAGGAGCCTGGGGGCAAGTTGTCGACCCGTAGAAGAAGACTCGGCGCGATTCGAGTCGTTCAGCGCCGAGAAGCTGATGCAGTAGGCGTGAGGATCTTTTTCTTTCGCTAAAgggtcgcccgccgcgcgctccaggGGCGGCTCAGAGGAActcgccgcgtccgcccccccgctaggccccccctccccctaCCTCGATGCAGAAGGTGTTATGGCGAGTTAGATGAAGATGTGGGGAACTGAATCTGTATCATCGCCTTCTCAGATGCGAGCCAGCATTCTGCCCCGTTTTCCAAAGACGGCTGGAAGCAGCGGAAGCCACGGTTTTCTGCGTGCAGAAGAATACCGACTGCGTTGTCAACCAGTTCGGTTCCAAGTGGCTCCAGGTGACTAAGCGCGTCACCACCCACATACTCTCGCATAAGACACGCGACATTAGCGGAGCTTTTAATGTCTCGAGGGATACCAGAAAAACAGCATCGAGGGAGAACCAGAATCTTGTGTTTGAGCCGGCGGACTGGGGAAGATCTCCGGTTCAAAAGCAGTCGAAAGCGCCCCCGATGCTTTCGACATGAGCAGTCTCAAGCTGCGgcggaaagagaaaaaaggaagcTTAATTTTTTTTTCACACATGCGTCTCTAAACGTTTGCCTGCCTCTCCATGCGTGTTCTAGCGCGGTGTTGAACCCGCCGCAACTGCGGCGCAAGATCGAAAGCAGCTATAGACCCCAGCACGCTACGAGCCTTCTTCCCACGTCACGTGACATGCCAATTTTGAGGCTTCAGAACGCAGAGGTGCCCTCTCTTTTACACAGACTCTCCACAGCCCTTCTGACATGAGCCGACAAGCATCTCTTAACGGGTTTCCAAAATAGACAGTTTTCTACGTGGCGTCCCATAGGTAGCGGCTCTGCCCCTGCGTATGCACCCCAGACGCACATTTGACTGTGCCGTATCTCTCTGCTGTGCCTCAGCTGCTAAGAACACGGAAAGTGCTTTTATCGTCCTCCAGCACGAAGTACCGCAGAACTGCGCTAGTGTGCTGCGGAATGCAAAGGTACCTCCAGACACTGTCTGTCCTCCCGTTCACGACAACACACCCGACAAGTTTCTGGCGCAAATCATGCGGTGTCCGTGCCCCAACATATTCTCGTCTTCGCATCTGCTTTTGAAGACGTGAAAGCAGCACCACTTGCTTTGCTGCACgccggcgaggggggggTTAGGTCCCGCAAGAAAAGAACGCACATCCGGTGGCCGTATGTTGAGACAACATTGTGCCTCTGACAACGCACAGCGTGGCTCGACTGACGCTCGCAAAACGTTCAGACACACAATGTTTTTGTGATTCTTTAGTTGTCCGTACAAGGTACTCGGGCTTCCACAGAcactcctgcggcgcctccccgcgCGCTCGGGCTACGCGGCATGTGGAGTTTGCACATGACGGGAAACAGCAACCACGTGTCATTTCTCCGGTGCGGAGGCCCCTCGGGACTCAGGTTTTAGGGCCATAAAACTTGAATGGTACGCAGGCCTGCGCTTAACGTGTGAAATGACCACGAAAGCGAAgatgcgtgtgcgtctccgcgttcACTTGGAAGGCGGAACTAAACGGGCGACCCCTGGAGCCTAGAACGTAGGTAAACTCATTTACTCTCGCCCACGCACATAGtacatacagatatagaCATGTTGGTGAGTGCATCACTATTAACGTCAAACTTTACAAAGGCGCGTCACCCCCCATGTAGAAACCCGCCGGCCTGGGCATCCACGGTGGAGAGCAGCGAAACCTTGGCACATCACCCCGCCAAATTTGCATGCATGACTCCGCGCGTGGGCCCCAGCGTTACTCCCTTCCTACAGTCgctgaggcgctggcggctccaTCACAACcgtgcgccggcgcttctttcctctcgctcttttGAACAGGCAGAGACCTTCAAATTGAGCTCTAACGTCACCTCGCTGCAGCACATCTCACATCGCGAAGCGCCACATGCCACCAGATGCCCCACGAGCTTAACAAGACAAACCCGGCGATTCTGCCGCGGCCCTTTTGTAAATCCCGCTAGTCACTGGGGAATTAGACCGAAGGACGCGTGCTTCCTCGGCCGACAATAGGAATTCGAGCAGGTCCTTCTCGTCTGCACGTGGAATACGAATCACTGGAAAATCGCATCGCTCCCTGAAAGATGAAAAAAAAGCGTGAGAGGCAAACTGCCTCTTCCGGGGGCCTTGGGGGGCTGACGTTACAACTCATCGCGGGTCCCGCGCAGGTCTCGGCTCCcggtcttcgccgccccTGAGCCTCCTTgttctgtctccttcgcagATGAACTCTTGGGGACCGAAGGAGAGGCTgcgctctccgcagcgcccgtCTGAGATCCTTCCGCCTCTCTAATGATATGCGGAAGATACAGCATGGGCACGCCTGCCGTCCACGAGATCTCTACGCCGTTGATCTGCGCGCAACCAGACATCAACCGAAACGCAAGACAAGGCACTTGCCTCTCTCGTAACCCTCTAGTGTTTGGAATCTGTCCTACGCACACGCCCTTACCCTCGTTCTCCATCCGTAACTCACATACCCATTCGTTcacaaatatacatatatttatatgtgtgtatatgcatacatacatatatatatgcctatatgaatatatctatatatatgaaaggagatatatatgtaggtgCTGCCGGCTAATATGTCCCGTTTTAGTTGCGGATTCCGAGTCTTACGTCATTGACagccagcagctcgcgctctctctgcaaTCGCAGAACGCGCGTTAGAAATTCCGACATGAGAAcgagcctgcgccgcgagacaCACACGTCAGAAGAGATTTCCATTCGAGTTGTTTCTTCAGCACACGTGACTGGCTGGCGtctatacatgcatacacagttatatatatatatatatatatatatatatatatatatatatatatatatatatatatatataacacAGAGACgtctatatacatatatatatgtgaaaGCAAATGTGTACCGCATGTGCTCACCCGAAGCaggccgtctgcgccttctctttgGCGGCCTTCGGATGAATTTCCTGAAGCACGTCGCGGACTTCAGCCATTTCACAGAGCCGtgcagctgcacgcgccaACTTCGCCCCGGAGAGCTCGGGCGCCccagcggcgcgaagaacgTACTGAGAAAACGTGCAAACGCGGAAGAAACCTCGACAGTGCAAGAAGTATGAATCAGTACGCGGTGGCGCTTGCGACTGTAACGTAACAAGCAACGCCCCAGTCCAGGCGCTCGAATAGTGTCCTTCGATGGCACGTCAGTCTATCAGTCGATCGATCTATGTATCTAACCGTATATTATTTATATCAaactatatatatttgtaggGACATATAGTGATCTGTGTACGGATATTGGCAGAGAGCCAAGACACCGATGCACGCCTGATGGACGAGTTAGCGCTTTATCGCCGATCACGAGAAAACATAGAGACATTGCAATGTGAATGTGCATGCCACACCCGACTGGCACGACCCTGCTCTAGCTGCCAAGAAAGTCTTGTATGTGGTACGCGCTGCAGACTCGGCGCCATGGAAACCCTGGCGCACAGTAAGACTCAGTGCGGGCTAGACAACAAGGTGAGTCCTCCACGCCCAGACACACACAAAACGAAGCAGAATGGTACGTCAGCCCAAGCAAAAAGCTAGACCCAGAGGAAAAAAATGAAAAAACACGCCTCTGAGACGACCCTACCTCGTTGAAATGGTAAAAATTCTCTGTTGCGTAGAGCGCGATATCGGGGTGGATCTCGAAAGGAAGATCTGGCACGCGGTTCAGGCGCAAGGCTACATGCTGAAAGCAGAAAGCGGACaaacgaaagaaaaaacCCTACATGCCTGACGAGCGAGGCACACGAGAGAGGTAAAGCGTAGCATAAAGCGTATCGCGGAGTTTCGCCTGTCCCGCT contains:
- a CDS encoding carbonate dehydratase, eukaryotic-type domain-containing protein (encoded by transcript BESB_003210), whose amino-acid sequence is MQGPSASGPFSPSDCLLFLHASRIPLVPFSETPADPSAAGRPCVAASRSFHSAFPSFWRVCARGHDSPPLHALRLFRVLSFLLAVSFSVLASVPVTSVDALATPRSSAPSHAEVLFPVLSSPQRAVSSYAPLPAGRRRGHGLQTRALTPPLGFPASEFSSHLRHSPSLTFVCAHSLRGSASPRSAPVARQGTLSGYACTRPSADVATAQGSLGPRRPVSTCLHAHFEGSVSPALSAQPSPTMSNGDAKGASAADETRSGHPLSAPKSSHGVLMFPKMKKEKHAAGAGGRGEDSGPETAADAGPAGLLREGEDACKSPRSWKTKLHEHGAGLLSCSKAPCTQVRNAKTPASGGVPTSLEAAEAAASGAGAAGARQDTGSRSGRGSLPGTFRTWAQQLKPGTGTSRPADPWTYKRQGADWTPFLDPCCSLTRQSPIDINPAMLPRNPEGTEPASSPAKDEDAGCEAVRASCVGVNRMRLAEGNEMQLEAMLPQEPIRNYGVEWQRGKTLHFRPPHASTPSAFGAFRVDGKQYEILQFHFHLPAEHTFAGERRALELHIVSQHAEQDLLVVGVTFESAHAADREGSAFVESVCNVLDVLKSTDVWAATGDGAGELQSHGRDNASPDGVCELRSNAQMLERSYSLSSEHAPLPPIRLGDALPAGRVTFYRYNGSLTTPPCSETVLWYVAKEPSSAGPQHIEKLHELFILPGSMSKGTYRRVQNAEGVACNQETIYVVNQGLKKFRGSAESTGNPQNGAALPSRLRDCSPESRKM